From one Ignavibacteria bacterium genomic stretch:
- a CDS encoding PAS domain S-box protein, translated as MSLQQKVYKYSNFTAIAALIFFLGLTAWLWMDSRHDTQKNANERFEFRVYEIKQVIQQRMQEYEKILLGGAGLFDVAKPVTRQMWHDYVERLLISETSPGIQGIGFSILLRPQDLPSHQEKVRREGYPQYHVWPGGNRDLYTSIVYLEPFSGLNLRAFGYDMYSEPVRQKAMSLAMDSGLTALTGKVRLVQEGNTAVQSGFLMYVPVYRKGVELNTVQERRSAIIGFVYSPFRMNDLINGIFGGGLTDIQLKIYDGELPTKRELMYNSGFKGEAKDTSKNHLFRRSEQVIINGHTWTLQFSTLPMFERTVDSQKSPIILFSGIIISLLFAAVVKSLSSTRARALALGVEINERKRAEEALKESEERFRLITENANDLVSVRKKEGSFVYTSPSFSKRLGFSPEELLNMRISDLVHPDEITKFINRINPSPVQFRIHTAKGEWVWMEGTSSIMRMRDEDFILGIAREITERKMAEDALKEEMSRAETLIKVSNTFAELTLDYKAVLENAAKIASELIGDAAVVRLISDDNKYLEPAAVYHPDNEAVKLIYEVLRSVPQESGKGLSGRVLATSESLIIQEKELQENKDSIRPEYTQYFKKYGVNGILVVPLKVGRQLIGTLSLLRTRPGKPYTSKDRSFLEELANRIAIAIVNSRLHQEKVHEIDERRLAEEKLTKTLEELARSNSELENFAYVASHDLQEPLRMISSYTQLIAKRYKGQLDEKADQFIAFTVDGAKRMQQLIHDLLEYSRVATRGKPFSAVDAGEIIRTVLNNLQISIKNNNAVITYGSLPMVMGDDIQLMQLFQNLISNSMKFRSNKVPEITVKAEDRGQEWLFSVHDNGIGIDPQFKERIFIIFQRLHEREEYPGTGIGLAVCKKIVERHGGRIWVESEPGEGSTFLFTLPKRTLG; from the coding sequence ATGAGTCTTCAACAAAAGGTTTACAAATATTCCAACTTTACAGCAATAGCCGCGCTCATTTTCTTCCTGGGTCTGACTGCATGGTTATGGATGGATTCAAGGCATGACACACAAAAAAATGCAAATGAAAGGTTTGAATTCAGGGTTTATGAGATAAAGCAGGTAATTCAGCAGCGTATGCAGGAATACGAAAAGATACTGCTTGGAGGTGCCGGGCTTTTTGACGTGGCCAAACCTGTCACGCGGCAGATGTGGCATGATTACGTAGAAAGGCTGCTGATCAGTGAAACTTCGCCTGGAATTCAGGGAATCGGTTTTTCCATCCTGCTCAGGCCCCAGGATTTGCCTTCTCACCAGGAGAAGGTAAGGAGAGAGGGGTATCCGCAGTATCATGTATGGCCCGGGGGCAATCGTGACTTATACACGTCAATTGTGTATCTGGAGCCTTTTTCGGGACTTAACCTGAGGGCATTCGGATATGACATGTATTCTGAACCTGTAAGGCAGAAAGCCATGTCGCTGGCAATGGATTCGGGCCTTACGGCTTTAACAGGAAAGGTCAGACTTGTTCAGGAAGGTAACACTGCCGTGCAATCAGGATTTCTTATGTATGTGCCGGTTTACAGGAAAGGCGTGGAATTAAATACGGTTCAGGAAAGGCGAAGCGCCATAATCGGATTTGTATACAGCCCCTTCAGGATGAATGACCTTATAAATGGAATTTTCGGCGGCGGGCTTACAGACATTCAATTAAAAATTTACGACGGGGAGCTTCCTACAAAAAGAGAGCTAATGTATAACAGCGGCTTTAAGGGGGAGGCAAAGGATACCAGTAAAAACCATTTATTCAGGAGATCCGAGCAGGTTATAATTAACGGTCATACCTGGACGCTGCAGTTTTCGACGCTTCCGATGTTTGAAAGAACCGTTGACAGTCAGAAGTCTCCCATTATCCTTTTTTCCGGCATAATCATAAGCCTTCTTTTTGCAGCGGTTGTAAAGTCGCTTTCTTCCACACGCGCACGTGCGCTTGCACTTGGCGTGGAAATTAACGAAAGAAAACGTGCCGAGGAGGCGCTTAAAGAAAGCGAGGAAAGATTCCGCCTTATAACGGAAAATGCAAACGATCTTGTTTCTGTCAGGAAAAAAGAGGGGAGCTTTGTCTATACGAGTCCCTCTTTCAGTAAAAGGCTCGGATTCAGCCCGGAAGAGCTCCTGAATATGAGAATATCTGACCTTGTGCATCCGGATGAGATTACAAAATTCATAAACCGGATAAATCCATCTCCCGTGCAGTTCCGCATTCATACAGCAAAAGGAGAATGGGTATGGATGGAGGGAACAAGCAGCATTATGAGGATGAGGGATGAAGACTTTATCCTTGGAATTGCTCGCGAGATAACAGAAAGGAAAATGGCCGAGGATGCCTTGAAAGAGGAGATGTCGAGGGCGGAGACATTGATAAAGGTCTCGAACACCTTTGCTGAACTGACGCTTGATTACAAAGCTGTTTTGGAAAATGCCGCAAAGATCGCCTCAGAGTTAATTGGAGATGCTGCCGTTGTAAGGCTTATATCGGATGATAATAAATATCTTGAGCCTGCGGCAGTTTACCATCCGGATAATGAGGCCGTAAAGCTCATTTATGAAGTCTTAAGGTCAGTTCCTCAGGAATCAGGCAAAGGGCTTTCAGGGAGGGTTCTGGCAACATCAGAAAGCCTGATTATTCAGGAAAAAGAGCTGCAGGAGAATAAAGATTCAATAAGGCCGGAGTACACGCAATACTTTAAAAAGTACGGCGTTAATGGAATACTTGTAGTACCGTTAAAAGTAGGCAGGCAGTTAATAGGTACTTTGAGCTTATTAAGAACGCGTCCGGGCAAGCCTTACACATCCAAGGACAGGTCTTTTCTTGAAGAGCTGGCAAACAGAATTGCAATTGCAATTGTAAACTCGCGTCTGCACCAGGAAAAGGTTCATGAAATTGACGAAAGGCGTCTGGCAGAAGAAAAGCTGACAAAAACTCTGGAGGAGCTGGCAAGGTCAAACTCTGAGCTTGAAAATTTTGCCTACGTGGCTTCTCACGACCTGCAGGAGCCTCTTAGAATGATTTCGAGCTATACGCAGCTGATTGCCAAGCGATATAAAGGTCAGCTGGATGAAAAAGCCGACCAGTTTATTGCATTTACTGTCGACGGGGCAAAAAGAATGCAGCAGCTCATCCATGACCTCCTGGAATATTCAAGAGTTGCAACCAGGGGCAAGCCTTTTTCGGCCGTTGATGCCGGCGAAATTATAAGGACAGTCCTGAACAATCTTCAGATCAGCATAAAAAATAACAACGCGGTAATTACCTATGGCTCTCTTCCCATGGTCATGGGTGACGATATTCAGCTCATGCAGCTTTTTCAGAATCTGATAAGCAACTCAATGAAGTTCAGGAGCAATAAGGTACCGGAAATTACCGTTAAAGCGGAAGACAGGGGGCAGGAATGGCTCTTTTCTGTGCATGACAACGGAATAGGAATTGATCCGCAGTTTAAGGAGAGGATCTTTATCATTTTCCAGCGTCTGCACGAAAGGGAAGAATACCCGGGTACAGGTATAGGCCTGGCTGTATGCAAAAAGATAGTTGAAAGGCACGGTGGCAGGATCTGGGTTGAATCAGAACCGGGAGAGGGCTCAACCTTCCTTTTTACGCTTCCCAAAAGGACTTTGGGCTAG
- a CDS encoding porin family protein encodes MKRYVWALLLLVILFGPGVSSGQTYDQGYGSQMFVGIQAGTAIPTGDLSDNAKLGWGGQGNFEYLATPNLSLMATVGYYLWGAKNDLLGLADFTFSTIPVLIGAKYLFMQGDLRPYVGADLGIHFLKTKISSNINIFGSNLEESNTESKFGFAPMAGLRMHMPPNVDLDLNISYNIIPSSGSTFSNGAISTSSSSTTYLGIIVGALIAL; translated from the coding sequence ATGAAAAGATATGTGTGGGCTTTGCTGTTATTAGTCATTTTATTTGGTCCCGGGGTTTCCTCCGGGCAGACCTATGATCAGGGTTACGGCAGTCAAATGTTTGTCGGGATTCAGGCCGGGACAGCCATACCAACGGGTGATTTAAGCGACAATGCAAAGCTGGGCTGGGGAGGACAGGGAAATTTTGAATACCTGGCCACTCCTAACCTGAGCCTGATGGCAACTGTAGGCTACTACCTGTGGGGAGCAAAGAATGACCTACTGGGTCTGGCGGACTTTACGTTTTCCACAATACCTGTTCTGATTGGGGCAAAATACCTTTTCATGCAGGGGGATCTGCGTCCGTATGTGGGAGCAGATCTGGGCATACATTTTCTGAAAACAAAAATTTCAAGTAACATTAATATATTCGGATCAAATCTGGAAGAAAGCAATACGGAATCGAAGTTCGGCTTTGCGCCGATGGCCGGCTTAAGGATGCACATGCCTCCTAATGTAGATCTCGATCTGAATATAAGTTATAACATAATCCCTTCTTCAGGCAGTACGTTCTCAAACGGCGCAATTTCAACTTCCAGCAGCAGCACTACCTACTTAGGGATTATTGTGGGGGCTTTAATAGCACTCTAA
- a CDS encoding OmpA family protein, which produces MNRSVKSFLALFIIASFLASGCGASNTVKGGGIGAAAGGVIGGVIGSKTGSTAVGAIIGAAVGGAAGALIGNYMDRQAEEMRKDLEGARVERVGEGIKITFPSGILFATNKYDLQPAAKDDIQRLAKILKKYADTNVLIEGHTDSDGSDAYNQTLSEKRASSVASFAEQLGVATSRITTKGYGESQPVATNDSPEGKQANRRVEVAVFANDKLKKAAENGKLPPVKG; this is translated from the coding sequence ATGAATAGATCAGTAAAATCATTTCTGGCATTGTTCATTATAGCTTCCTTTCTGGCCTCCGGCTGCGGTGCAAGCAATACCGTAAAAGGCGGCGGCATCGGGGCAGCTGCAGGCGGCGTTATTGGAGGAGTTATTGGAAGTAAAACCGGAAGTACCGCCGTAGGGGCAATAATTGGAGCAGCCGTAGGCGGTGCTGCAGGCGCATTGATCGGAAACTATATGGACCGTCAGGCCGAAGAAATGAGGAAAGATCTCGAAGGCGCCAGGGTTGAAAGAGTTGGCGAAGGAATAAAAATTACGTTCCCATCAGGCATTCTCTTTGCAACAAATAAGTACGACCTGCAGCCCGCGGCTAAAGATGACATTCAAAGGCTGGCAAAAATCCTGAAAAAATATGCCGATACTAATGTGCTCATTGAAGGGCATACGGATTCCGATGGCTCTGATGCTTATAACCAGACCCTTTCCGAAAAAAGAGCCTCCTCTGTGGCTTCATTTGCTGAACAGCTAGGCGTGGCAACCTCACGCATAACGACAAAAGGCTATGGAGAAAGCCAGCCCGTTGCAACAAACGATTCTCCGGAAGGAAAACAGGCAAACAGACGCGTCGAAGTAGCAGTTTTTGCAAACGACAAGCTTAAAAAAGCTGCTGAAAATGGTAAACTCCCTCCTGTTAAGGGATAA
- a CDS encoding cytochrome C — MRRKYPLSAYNWTSLVGLTIAIIAAIMIIFLFVISAFIQQGSSYLGLVIYILLPAFLIVGLILIPVGMYFKTRKERKNKEAEPTRWPQIDLNNERHRNGFIFFAIGTALFLLLSAIGSYGAFNFTESVEFCGTICHTVMKPEYTAYQHSPHARVACVECHVGTGANWYVKSKMSGLYQVYAVTIGKYPRPIPTPVRNLRPARETCEHCHWPSKFYARQLTLERHYLADDTNSEWDINLVLKIGPSISALGLQEGIHWHINPNTKIEYVAKDEQRQTIPWVRYTDLKTGKSTVFKVADYNTNPQTAGTRVMDCIDCHNRPSHNYLPPSVFVNNAINSGIVSKDIPGIKSLAMEIFSKDFSTTDSMMNYIKTQVINHYNETNYYASNKAKVDQAIKGLQTQFSQNIFPEMRVKWSAYANNIGHLNFPGCFRCHDGNHTSSDGKVISKDCNLCHTIVAQGSPQSLEAANVNSTLDFKHPVDVGYSNEMLCTDCHSGLNP, encoded by the coding sequence ATGCGAAGAAAGTATCCTCTTTCGGCTTACAACTGGACTTCTCTTGTAGGACTTACCATTGCCATCATAGCAGCTATAATGATAATATTTCTGTTTGTAATTTCCGCATTCATTCAGCAGGGAAGTTCATATCTGGGTCTGGTAATTTACATTCTGCTTCCTGCTTTTTTAATTGTAGGACTGATATTAATTCCCGTAGGCATGTATTTCAAGACGCGCAAGGAAAGGAAGAATAAGGAAGCCGAGCCCACCAGGTGGCCGCAGATTGATTTGAATAACGAACGCCACAGAAACGGATTCATATTTTTTGCAATTGGAACGGCTTTATTTCTTCTATTATCGGCAATAGGGAGCTATGGCGCCTTTAACTTTACGGAGTCTGTAGAATTCTGCGGCACAATATGCCATACTGTAATGAAGCCTGAATATACGGCCTACCAGCATTCGCCTCATGCAAGGGTAGCCTGCGTGGAATGCCACGTTGGAACGGGTGCCAACTGGTACGTAAAATCAAAAATGTCCGGCTTATATCAGGTTTATGCCGTTACAATAGGCAAGTATCCCCGTCCTATTCCAACTCCTGTCAGGAACTTAAGGCCTGCCAGGGAGACCTGCGAGCATTGCCACTGGCCGTCAAAGTTTTATGCCCGGCAGCTTACGCTTGAAAGGCACTATCTTGCAGACGATACAAATTCAGAGTGGGACATAAATCTTGTACTGAAAATAGGTCCTTCCATCAGCGCCCTGGGGCTTCAGGAAGGGATACACTGGCACATTAATCCCAATACAAAAATTGAGTACGTTGCCAAGGATGAACAAAGGCAGACAATCCCTTGGGTAAGATATACCGACCTAAAAACCGGCAAATCAACTGTTTTCAAGGTTGCAGATTACAACACGAATCCGCAGACCGCAGGCACCAGGGTTATGGACTGTATAGACTGCCACAACCGTCCGTCGCATAATTACCTGCCTCCCTCGGTATTTGTAAACAACGCAATTAATTCCGGCATTGTTTCAAAAGACATTCCGGGCATTAAGTCTCTTGCAATGGAAATATTCAGCAAGGATTTCTCCACAACAGATTCTATGATGAATTACATTAAAACTCAGGTAATTAATCATTATAATGAAACCAACTATTATGCTTCGAACAAGGCAAAGGTTGACCAGGCAATAAAAGGGCTCCAGACACAGTTCAGCCAGAATATTTTCCCTGAAATGAGGGTTAAGTGGAGCGCTTACGCGAACAATATCGGGCATCTTAATTTCCCGGGATGTTTCAGGTGTCACGACGGAAACCACACGAGCAGTGACGGCAAGGTGATTTCAAAAGACTGTAACCTCTGCCATACAATCGTAGCCCAGGGTTCACCCCAGAGCCTGGAGGCTGCAAACGTGAACAGCACACTTGATTTTAAGCACCCGGTTGATGTCGGCTACTCAAATGAAATGCTTTGTACCGACTGTCACTCAGGTTTGAACCCTTAA
- a CDS encoding glutathione-dependent formaldehyde dehydrogenase, whose product MKAVVFHGVGDIRLEEVKEPRIKDPHDAVVKITSCAICGTDLHLIRGTMTGMKSGTIIGHEGIGIVEEVGREVRNLKPGDRVIIPSTIGCGYCSYCRAGYFSQCDNANPMGKNAGTAFFGGPMMSGAFNGLQAEKARIPFANAGLVKIPDDVTDDDAILLSDIFPTGYFGAEMAEIKHGDTVAVFGCGPVGQFAIQSAFLMGAGRVLAIDRIPSRLLMAQNLGAEIINFDDEDPVEVIHDLTGGIGVDRTIDAVGVDAMQPGKGPALKKSRKLEHQFRKEVDQVAPRTNPHGNNWIPGNGPSQALLWQIDSIAKAGTMSVIGVYPQTFQSFPFGMVMNKNLTIKTGNCNHRKYIPVLLEMVQGGVVSPRKIITQVGTLDSIIKAYKAFDQREPGWLKVEILASQEQDIKRQKHLEEVTAGNGKSFVHNF is encoded by the coding sequence ATGAAAGCGGTTGTATTTCATGGAGTTGGTGATATAAGGCTTGAAGAGGTAAAAGAGCCCAGAATAAAAGATCCGCACGATGCAGTGGTAAAAATTACTTCATGCGCTATCTGCGGGACCGATCTGCACCTTATAAGGGGAACAATGACCGGAATGAAATCCGGTACAATAATAGGCCACGAAGGAATCGGTATAGTTGAAGAGGTGGGGCGCGAAGTAAGGAACCTTAAGCCTGGCGACAGAGTAATCATCCCTTCCACTATAGGGTGCGGCTACTGCTCTTACTGCCGCGCCGGTTACTTTTCGCAGTGCGATAATGCCAACCCTATGGGCAAAAACGCCGGCACTGCCTTTTTCGGCGGCCCCATGATGTCGGGCGCCTTTAACGGACTCCAGGCCGAGAAGGCACGTATCCCTTTTGCAAACGCGGGACTTGTAAAAATTCCTGACGACGTTACTGACGACGATGCAATCCTGCTTTCGGACATATTTCCTACCGGGTACTTTGGTGCTGAAATGGCAGAGATTAAACACGGCGACACGGTTGCCGTTTTCGGGTGCGGACCTGTGGGGCAGTTTGCAATCCAAAGCGCATTTTTAATGGGTGCAGGCCGCGTGCTGGCAATAGACAGAATCCCATCCAGACTTCTGATGGCTCAAAACCTGGGGGCCGAAATAATTAACTTCGACGACGAGGACCCTGTTGAAGTTATACATGACCTGACCGGTGGTATAGGCGTCGACCGCACGATTGATGCCGTCGGTGTCGATGCCATGCAGCCCGGGAAAGGGCCGGCACTGAAAAAATCAAGAAAGCTCGAGCACCAGTTCAGAAAGGAAGTCGACCAGGTAGCACCAAGAACAAACCCTCACGGCAATAACTGGATTCCGGGTAACGGCCCCTCACAGGCTCTCTTATGGCAGATAGATTCAATTGCCAAGGCAGGCACGATGTCGGTTATTGGGGTATACCCGCAGACATTCCAGTCGTTTCCTTTCGGCATGGTAATGAATAAAAACCTTACAATTAAAACCGGCAACTGCAACCACCGCAAGTATATACCGGTTCTCCTGGAAATGGTCCAGGGCGGAGTTGTCAGCCCCAGGAAAATTATCACACAGGTCGGAACTCTTGACTCCATAATTAAAGCCTATAAGGCTTTCGACCAAAGAGAGCCGGGCTGGCTGAAGGTGGAAATTCTTGCTTCTCAGGAGCAGGACATAAAGCGGCAGAAACACCTCGAAGAAGTAACCGCCGGAAACGGGAAATCTTTTGTTCATAATTTCTGA
- a CDS encoding TetR/AcrR family transcriptional regulator has protein sequence MRLKEGNKGNDILVAAIKVFAESGYHNAKIHKIAELAGVATGSIYVYYKNKETILQKIFSQLWERLYNELNAVSKRTDINSVEKVDALMDLLFDMFIQDPALAVVFVNEQNYLVQKSPKEFTPYYQKFIDLGECIVVEGINNSTFTPDIDVKIIRSFIFGGLRLLLHQWAQDPQEYPLDKIRHDVKYFSKRGLQK, from the coding sequence ATGAGATTAAAAGAAGGAAATAAGGGAAACGATATCTTGGTAGCAGCTATAAAGGTGTTTGCCGAAAGCGGATACCATAACGCCAAGATCCACAAAATTGCTGAACTTGCCGGCGTGGCTACAGGAAGCATATACGTTTACTATAAAAATAAGGAAACCATACTGCAGAAGATCTTCTCTCAGCTCTGGGAAAGGCTTTATAACGAACTGAATGCTGTTTCTAAACGCACGGACATAAACTCGGTTGAAAAAGTTGACGCGCTGATGGACCTTCTTTTTGACATGTTTATACAGGATCCTGCACTTGCTGTCGTTTTTGTGAACGAACAGAACTACCTGGTCCAGAAAAGCCCGAAGGAATTTACACCCTATTACCAGAAGTTTATCGACCTGGGTGAATGCATTGTTGTTGAGGGAATTAACAACTCCACCTTTACACCCGACATAGACGTAAAGATAATCAGATCCTTCATCTTCGGCGGACTGCGCCTGCTCCTGCACCAGTGGGCACAGGATCCTCAGGAATACCCTCTGGATAAGATCAGACACGACGTAAAATATTTCAGTAAACGAGGATTACAGAAGTAA
- a CDS encoding TolC family protein, with protein MVKKIKNVLLTLLLPLAALPQTASGQSLSLSDAVEISLRNNEKIKQYEEKFTQKRFQDLEAWGNFLPSVNFETSYNHLNDPMNIDLGPIRDVIMTLQSKNQTEMANIYKTLQGQPLNDQQKAGLYSQYYSQLNSVIPPFEETFKKQDFKTATLLAVQPLFTGGKLTAAKKFASEEKSSALIELEKVQNEVVQEAVNNYLSVILMNNIVKTRQNVLNGIRKHKDNAEKLFNEGLIANYNLLRAQVAEAEAERNLTDDENKLELARISLLNTMGQDESSNFTLSDTLVYNDAPASLENYLEQARSNQPILKLIELKKEAASDKYTAERANFLPTVAAFGKYEMLPQYLSSLEPRWAVGLQLKFNLFNGLKDYSKLQNAVHMEREVNYVEADAKRKIDLWVNKSFRDMINAKTRYEKLKTTLSLALENLRLNDKRFQSGMGTSLEVIDAQLSLEKNQVESLLSLYDYYKSLTDLYVVTGEPQKILSVWSKENKK; from the coding sequence ATGGTTAAGAAAATTAAAAATGTGTTGCTGACTCTCCTTCTGCCTCTGGCGGCATTGCCCCAAACGGCATCCGGACAGTCACTTTCATTAAGCGATGCTGTTGAGATTTCTCTTAGGAATAATGAAAAAATAAAACAGTACGAGGAAAAATTCACACAGAAGAGATTTCAGGACCTGGAAGCATGGGGAAACTTCCTCCCTTCTGTTAACTTTGAAACGAGCTATAATCACTTGAATGACCCGATGAATATTGATCTTGGACCGATCAGAGACGTGATTATGACACTGCAGTCTAAAAATCAGACTGAAATGGCTAATATCTATAAAACTCTTCAGGGACAGCCGTTAAACGATCAGCAGAAGGCAGGCCTTTACTCACAGTACTATTCGCAGCTTAATAGCGTTATTCCCCCTTTCGAGGAAACTTTCAAGAAGCAGGACTTTAAGACCGCTACACTTCTGGCTGTTCAGCCCCTTTTTACGGGCGGCAAGCTGACGGCGGCAAAAAAATTCGCCAGCGAGGAAAAGTCTTCTGCCTTAATTGAACTTGAGAAAGTGCAGAACGAAGTCGTTCAGGAAGCTGTAAACAATTACCTCAGCGTCATTCTGATGAACAACATTGTAAAAACAAGACAGAATGTGCTGAATGGAATAAGGAAACATAAGGATAATGCAGAAAAGCTTTTTAACGAAGGGCTCATTGCAAACTACAACCTTCTGAGAGCCCAGGTTGCTGAGGCTGAGGCTGAAAGAAATTTAACGGACGATGAAAACAAGCTTGAGCTGGCAAGAATCTCCCTGCTCAATACAATGGGACAGGATGAATCTTCCAATTTTACGCTTTCAGATACACTGGTTTATAATGATGCACCCGCCTCACTTGAAAATTACCTCGAACAGGCAAGAAGCAACCAGCCTATACTTAAGCTCATTGAACTGAAGAAAGAAGCCGCTTCCGATAAATATACGGCAGAACGCGCAAACTTCCTTCCTACTGTTGCGGCATTCGGAAAATACGAAATGCTTCCGCAGTACCTTTCAAGCCTGGAGCCCAGATGGGCTGTGGGACTTCAGCTGAAGTTCAACCTCTTTAACGGGCTTAAGGACTACTCAAAGCTTCAGAACGCCGTCCATATGGAACGCGAGGTAAATTATGTTGAAGCCGATGCAAAAAGAAAGATAGACCTGTGGGTAAATAAATCCTTCAGGGATATGATAAACGCCAAGACGCGATATGAGAAGCTGAAGACAACCCTTAGCCTTGCCTTGGAAAACCTCCGCTTAAACGACAAGCGCTTCCAGTCGGGTATGGGAACTTCACTCGAAGTAATTGACGCCCAGCTCTCGCTGGAGAAAAACCAGGTCGAAAGCCTTCTTTCGCTTTATGATTATTACAAGTCCCTTACAGATTTATACGTTGTAACGGGAGAACCGCAAAAGATTTTATCAGTATGGTCAAAGGAGAATAAAAAGTGA
- a CDS encoding HlyD family efflux transporter periplasmic adaptor subunit: protein MKFNKSSIVLIIPAVIAIIAVSVLVANSVNKEENIITGIVESTQVDVASKIPGRVDTVFVSEGDMVHKGQILARLESKEMDAKLGQARGLVDAAKSKVQMAHNGARPEEKQAAERLYFQAKAQYELANKTWTRIQSLFRDGVISAQEKDQSEFQFKAAKEQMEAAKARLDMVNKGARLEEISGAEALYFQAQNTYNEAQAYHEELNLVSPITGELSKKITNPGEIIASGYPLFTVMDPSDTWVVLQVREDKMSSIKKGSVFYGKVPALGNRKLQFEVSYISPMAEFATWKPTNQKGEFDLKTFEIRLRSKSQVKDLRPGMTVNIIM, encoded by the coding sequence GTGAAATTTAATAAGTCAAGCATAGTTCTGATTATTCCGGCAGTAATTGCAATTATTGCAGTTTCAGTTCTGGTAGCAAACTCAGTAAATAAAGAAGAAAATATAATAACCGGTATCGTTGAATCAACTCAGGTGGACGTTGCCTCAAAAATCCCGGGCAGGGTCGACACCGTCTTCGTTTCCGAGGGAGATATGGTCCATAAAGGACAGATTCTTGCCAGACTTGAAAGCAAGGAGATGGATGCAAAGCTGGGACAGGCCCGCGGCCTCGTGGACGCTGCCAAAAGCAAGGTCCAGATGGCTCATAACGGAGCCCGCCCGGAGGAAAAACAGGCCGCCGAAAGGCTCTACTTCCAGGCAAAAGCACAGTATGAGCTTGCAAATAAAACCTGGACCAGGATCCAATCGCTTTTCCGCGACGGCGTGATATCGGCACAGGAAAAAGACCAGTCGGAATTCCAGTTTAAGGCTGCAAAAGAACAGATGGAAGCAGCAAAGGCAAGACTCGACATGGTTAATAAAGGAGCCCGCCTTGAAGAGATATCAGGCGCCGAGGCACTTTACTTCCAGGCACAGAATACTTATAACGAAGCCCAGGCATACCATGAGGAATTAAACCTCGTAAGCCCCATTACCGGTGAACTGAGCAAGAAGATTACGAACCCCGGAGAAATTATTGCCTCAGGCTATCCCCTCTTTACCGTAATGGACCCGAGCGATACGTGGGTGGTGCTTCAGGTAAGAGAAGATAAAATGAGCTCAATTAAAAAAGGTTCTGTATTCTACGGCAAAGTGCCCGCCCTGGGCAACCGGAAACTCCAGTTTGAGGTGTCATACATTTCCCCTATGGCTGAATTTGCCACCTGGAAACCTACAAACCAGAAAGGGGAATTCGACCTTAAGACTTTTGAAATCCGCCTGAGGAGCAAATCCCAAGTTAAAGACCTGAGGCCCGGAATGACCGTAAACATTATTATGTGA